The following proteins are co-located in the Anser cygnoides isolate HZ-2024a breed goose chromosome 2, Taihu_goose_T2T_genome, whole genome shotgun sequence genome:
- the TOPAZ1 gene encoding protein TOPAZ1 isoform X3 translates to MPQLRSGKVVTGGKVKVARRVAASLSCLGAGVGCEPGELAGKKSSHLAPERKAEQSLLSSAHLAALSGVSPEQHALLLPMQKEQVESRQRLPGKKNKGIQCGVASQSKKGVAVQIPDAALCEDWRAATRVAGTCWEKIGSRRTGQGQQPSFSRVTLRKKFSGETGSPEGLNLSGFPESSRSSGKKRKRSYMELKLQIPTSEEELDSTESTVPCLPEAEVLQPRNSACSTEIKGIGSLMILKLQIPDLKRNLGNEESALSEPQPWEVVDNPGKMNPCSLKGSEKPKKKGKKCLRKKTRPSLGKSKLHRPRKRGGSALVELHRKRLESKRAVSLKKRDSLALLHAQGVSGQEQPTARGKLHKRCVIEQQQSSDPQKGADRLGESAAKKKWKKNEQDSGTQAVKNCKANLTKSEDLDEKEPCYSESPTVAALGGTQNKSFLCHPEAKRSVIQLKKRKARIDCIASLQSLSVTTAKKVINKSAKRVADHCRNTLKHCNSLLCVTRKNPVVRLEACSYVNTFVKSLLDGTASTFKLSRFFHLAQHKRKSACPDSTVEQSELNCSTNTMQKESSPIKSSLLFNEVKSQHKKGYFSCHQSQSNKFLSEKKSNIGRKRAKKMKISEMSAVQNVFTNGANECTKCELKTEVATSSSSAVLGLNHKEMALSDSWDCTDDLHTGNNTREAQEASAQRKNSTKSLAFEGGFKKTSKLSVVAKGEASSCEAPQWHSATSGSLRALTQARGVSNCHKSTTGGKLNKVNRKLRQFTCQRTVPMTGKNVWPRESCARTSEWVPKNHWSLSEGKRLLSQVFEESSDKSSLKAVGNSAVTENSGQLDLSTSLAEVKERAHNAVDLNAKCLTSVETSESSSMDIDETCGMSNENVESPVNMVTSAVAFNPDDMQEVKATSNFTAKPKNKNKGAVTKRSPSVTVQNNTSTSNKSRINLSRKASVVNQTLSDVKLMKALNTGNLTNFRIPLRRNKSESRKLECVSSSERKTCSPLELLDSSSVSQRQKKNEETSVNSEQQPLPVVSDATSAASMKENAGKINGKDLHHDGSETLSNEMPTLPEHASLHPCPAPERQLESSPCGFSTAQCVWKSNFPEHSGNAVDHPVALEIRGGGKSRVNRSQPKGDFFPDILEAYKEDVLVIDVIQDDPDLFGTNDDEELTLTACENWPMKTSCSSIFIKEEKQNLKPEYAVIPENRGSVNANFRDVTVQESGMLNHAENSEDLAIKATDIKTHNSSSRNSPLRGVTEDSFEDGQLRKQDGFLKSFEINEKFRFADGVTALEPEEKGEAEKSDCKYTDLMNCELLSRLPLHVPNVNVPSESTVLKPWKNEKGLSLPLQNHGDSEPWTTDKNAKASHSVQQILGMIDLPRRYCRYYFMTLRGCERAKCWFRHVPEQRHEKVCMAVLKTYISIKEKGLLQRAVQIFVRYYREVTPGEDFAFQVLNDLLVCLLKNCLLQEVFEILHVAVQVNTLPAVDVLLKVFEHVASLNIRNAVPKLISTFRKLIDAGMFLEFEHFNYITKLLQQLQVSSQEINVVLNIKSRFQERHFKSNWLFDCNLVMVEIQHCKEKNDWSKMGTLYVNARTGCEHFDDLQKLSLCIAEILTRDSEKDRPGVPFCDFADAVITSLTCNEADRIFIGRTGISMMNSYRNVLQWRKGRKVLDKLQELKINFTVLKGLIGAENLASRCQIVNNAAEIFLKTGSLDGATWVLRESEWTTNTPLWPCDEEDILNRHNLLCSLVHKYMRQSLYRQALEVLQNLPGFQNSSDTVDVSQYSCDFNLLIKACFESKNLGVSSSAVDFMLSKNIAVDFFLLRGLITGLGRSCLWSKARTYYKTALSLGCYPPLEGNLHHKILPIPFYVSEVEMLLAIELFLVSNASDIQSPGATTQSLQIILKRCEDQTVQNNSDYQAGMERLSLAAHVSDPKLFLKRMTVNVNMEEVYSLEHTSALKWLQENMKWAGKVWLFQ, encoded by the exons ATGCCCCAGTTAAGGTCGGGGAAGGTGGTGACCGGTGGCAAGGTGAAGGTGGCCCGGAGGGTGGCCGCCAGCCTGAGCTGTCTGGGTGCAGGGGTAGGGTGTGAGCCGGGGGAGTTGGCAGGCAAGAAGAGCTCTCACCTGGCACCAGAGAGAAAAGCTGAGCAATCCTTACTGTCCTCTGCCCACCTTGCTGCGCTGTCCGGAGTTTCTCCTGAGCAGCATGCTCTTCTGTTGCCCATGCAGAAGGAGCAAGTCGAGAGCCGTCAGAGACTCCCCGGTAAGAAAAACAAGGGGATCCAGTGCGGGGTGGCATCGCAAAGCAAGAAGGGTGTCGCTGTGCAGATACCAGACGCTGCCCTGTGTGAAGACTGGCGAGCAGCAACCAGGGTGGCAGGAACGTGCTGGGAAAAGATTGGAAGCAGAAGGACGGGACAGGGTCAGCAGCCATCTTTCTCGCGAGTTACCTTGCGGAAGAAATTCTCAGGAGAGACCGGTAGCCCAGAAGGGCTGAACCTCTCAGGCTTCCCAGAGAGTTCGAGGAGCTCAGGAAAAAAACGCAAACGTTCCTATATGGAACTGAAATTGCAAATCCCGACCTCGGAGGAGGAACTTGACAGCACAGAGAGTACTGTTCCCTGTTTGCCAgaagcagaggtgctgcagcctaGAAACAGCGCGTGTAGTACTGAAATTAAAGGCATTGGTTCCTTAATGATACTGAAACTGCAAATCCCAGATCTTAAAAGGAATTTGGGGAACGAGGAATCGGCCTTGTCTGAACCACAACCTTGGGAAGTGGTAGATAACCCAGGGAAGATGAATCCATGTTCTTTAAAAGGTTCAGAAAAGcccaagaaaaaaggaaagaaatgcttgagaaagaaaaccaggCCATCTTTGGGGAAATCAAAACTACACAGGCCAAGAAAGAGAGGTGGATCTGCCTTGGTAGAACTCCATAGAAAGCGTCTAGAGTCCAAGAGAGCTGTGAGTCTGAAGAAGAGGGACTCACTGGCGTTACTGCATGCACAGGGTGTAAGCGGCCAAGAACAACCAACAGCCAGAGGAAAGCTGCACAAGCGTTGCGTGAtagaacagcagcagagctcagacCCTCAGAAAGGAGCAGATAGACTGGGGGAAAGTG cagcaaagaaaaaatggaaaaaaaatgagcaagacTCAGGTACGCAGGCTGTGAAGAATTGTAAGGCAAATCTAACTAAGTCAGAAGATCTCGATGAAAAGGAACCTTGCTACTCTGAATCTCCTACAGTTGCTGCTTTAGGTGGGACTCAAAACAAGAGTTTTCTTTGTCATCCTGAAGCAAAAAGGTCTGTTATACagcttaaaaaaaggaaagccagAATTGATTGTATCGCGAGCTTGCAAAGTTTGAGTGTAACTACAGcaaaaaaagtgataaataaATCTGCAAAACGTGTTGCTGACCACTGCAGAAACACCCTAAAGCATTGCAACAGCTTGCTCTGCGTAACAAGAAAGAATCCAGTTGTGAGATTAGAGGCTTGTAGTTACGTCAACACATTTGTAAAATCTTTACTTGATGGAACTGCCAGCACTTTTAAATTAAGTAGATTCTTCCATTTAGCCCAGCATAAGAGAAAATCTGCTTGTCCTGACAGTACAGTAGAACAGAGTGAGTTGAATTGCAGCACTAATACAATGCAAAAAGAAAGCTCACCTATAAAAAGTAGTTTATTGTTTAATGAAGTGAAATCTCAACATAAAAAAGGGTATTTTTCATGCCATCAGAGTCAAAGCAATAagtttttaagtgaaaaaaaatcgAATATTGGTAGAAAGCGTgcaaaaaagatgaaaatcagTGAGATGTCAGCCGTGCAGAATGTTTTCACGAATGGGGCTAATGAATGCACTAAGTGTGAATTAAAGACAGAAGTTGCCACATCAAGCTCCTCTGCTGTCTTGGGACTAAACCATAAAGAAATGGCTCTGTCAGATTCATGGGATTGTACAGATGATCTTCATACAGGAAACAATACTCGTGAAGCACAAGAGGCATCAGCACAGAGGAAGAATAGTACCAAATCACTTGCATTTGAAGGTGGCTTTAAGAAGACATCTAAGCTCTCAGTAGTAGCAAAAGGAGAAGCTTCAAGCTGTGAGGCACCACAATGGCACTCTGCTACCTCGGGTAGTCTGAGAGCACTAACTCAGGCCCGTGGTGTTTCTAATTGTCACAAAAGCACGACAGGTGGAAAACTGAATAAAGTTAATAGGAAACTGCGTCAGTTTACCTGTCAAAGAACAGTACCTATGACTGGTAAAAATGTTTGGCCTCGTGAATCTTGTGCCAGGACTTCTGAATGGGTTCCTAAAAATCACTGGTCCctctcagaaggaaaaagacttCTAAGTCAAGTCTTCGAGGAATCCTCTGATAAAAGCAGCCTCAAGGCTGTAGGAAACAGTGCTGTGACAGAAAATTCAGGGCAGTTGGATTTAAGTACATCATTGGCAGAAGTTAAGGAACGTGCACATAATGCAGTGGATCTAAATGCCAAATGCCTGACTTCAGTTGAAACATCAGAATCCTCTTCTATGGATATTGATGAGACTTGTGGAATGAGCAATGAAAATGTGGAATCACCAGTTAATATGGTTACAAGTGCTGTGGCTTTTAACCCTGATGATATGCAAGAAGTTAAAGCAACCTCAAATTttacagcaaaaccaaaaaataaaaacaaaggagcTGTAACAAAGAGAAGCCCATCTGTGACAGTCCAGAATAACACATCTACAAGtaacaaaagcagaataaacTTAAGCCGTAAGGCATCAGTTGTGAACCAGACGCTTTCTGATGTAAAACTAATGAAAGCATTAAACACCGGAAACCTGACGAATTTCAGAATTCCTTTACGCAGAAACAAATCCGAATCCAGGAAATTGGAATGTGTCAGttcatcagaaagaaaaacctgtAGCCCACTAGAGCTCCTGGATAGCTCTAGTGTTTcgcaaaggcagaaaaaaaatgaggagacTTCGGTAAAttctgagcagcagccccttcctgtAGTTAGTGATGCTACATCTGCAGCTTCCATGAAGGAAAATGCTGGTAAGATCAACGGTAAGGACTTGCATCATGATGGCTCTGAAACCCTTTCGAATGAGATGCCCACGCTCCCTGAACATGCCTCCTTACATCCGTGTCCTGCTCCTGAGAGGCAGCTGGAATCATCTCCATGTGGCTTCAGCACTGCTCAATGTGTATGGAAGTCAAATTTTCCTGAGCATTCGGGGAATGCAGTTGACCATCCTGTCGCATTAGAAATACGTGGTGGTGGCAAATCAAGAGTGAATCGTTCACAGcccaaaggtgatttttttccagatattcTTGAAGCTTACAAAGAAGATGTTCTTGTCATTGATGTGATTCAGGATGACCCTGATCTTTTTGGAACCAATGACGACGAGGAGCTTACACTCACAGCCTGTGAAAATTGGCCCATGAAGACATCCTGTAGTAGCATCTTCATtaaagaagagaagcagaatCTTAAGCCTGAGTATGCTGTTATTCCAGAAAATAGAGGTTCAGTAAATGCTAATTTTAG AGACGTTACCGTACAGGAATCTGGAATGTTGAATCATGCTGAAAATTCAGAGGATTTGGCAATAAAAG CTACAGATATTAAAACCCATAATTCATCCAGTAGAAACAGTCCTTTGCGAGGTGTTACTGAGGACTCTTTTGAAGATGGGCAACTGAGAAAGCAAGATGGATTTCTAAAGAGctttgaaattaatgaaaag TTCAGGTTTGCAGATGGAGTGACTGCTCTTGAACCGGAAGAAAAAggtgaagcagaaaaaag TGACTGTAAATACACAGACCTTATGAACTGTGAGCTGCTCTCAAGACTGCCACTGCATGTCCCGAACGTAAATGTCCCCAGTGAAAGTACAGTGCTGAAACCCTGGAAGAACG aaaaaggcCTTTCACTGCCATTGCAAAACCATGGAGATTCTGAGCCATGGACGacagacaaaaatgcaaaa gcttCTCATTCAGTCCAGCAGATCCTGGGGATGATTGATTTGCCCCGTAGATATTGCAGATACTATTTCATGACTTTGCGTGGCTGTGAAAGGGCAAAATGTTGGTTTCGGCATGTTCCTGAACAAAGACATGAAAAG gttTGCATGGCAGTACTTAAGACATACATTAGTATCAAAGAAAAAGGCCTTCTACAACGTGCAG TCCAAATATTTGTTAGGTATTACAGAGAAGTTACTCCTGGTGaggattttgcttttcaagtGCTGAATGATCTTCTCGTTTGTTTGCTCAAGAACTGTTTGTTGCAAGAAGTATTTGAGATACTGCATGTAGCTGTACAGGTTAATACACTG CCGGCTGTGGATGTTCTTCTGAAAGTTTTCGAGCATGTGGCTTCTTTGAATATAAGAAATGCTGTGCCTAAATTAATCAGTACCTTTCGTAAG CTCATTGATGCTGGTATGTTTCTTGAGTTtgaacattttaattacattactAAACTCCTTCAACAGTTGCAAGTTTCCAGCCAGgaaataaatgttgttttgaACATAAAATCCAG ATTTcaggaaagacattttaaaagcaactgGCTCTTTGACTGCAATTTGGTAATGGTTGAAATTCAG cattgcaaggaaaaaaatgattggaGTAAGATGGGAACTTTGTATGTTAATGCAAGAACTGGATGTGAACATTTTGATGACCTTCAGAAATTGTCTTTATGTATTGCGGAAATACTAACGAGAGATTCTGAGAAAGACAGACCAGGAGTTCCTTTTTGCGATTTTGCTGATGCAG taaTAACAAGTTTGACATGTAATGAAGCAGACAGGATTTTCATTGGAAGGACTGGCATAAGCATGATGAATTCTTATCGCAACGTACTACAATGGAGAAAG GGAAGGAAGGTTTTGGATAAATTGCAGGAGCTAAAGATAAATTTTACAGTCTTGAAAGGACTTATTGGTGCAGAGAACTTAGCATCAAGATGTCAAATTGTTAATAATGCTGcagaaatttttcttaaaactggAAGTTTGGATGGAGCGACATGGGTATTGAGAG AGTCAGAATGGACCACAAATACACCATTGTGGCCCTGTGATGAAGAGGACATCCTCAATCGACATAATCTGTTATGTTCACTAGTGCACAAGTACATGAGGCAGAGCTTATACAGGCAGGCATTGGAAGTTCTGCAGAACTTACCAGGTTTCCAAAATAGTTCTG atacTGTTGATGTTTCTCAGTACAGCTGCGATTTTAACCTGCTGATAAAAGCCTGTTTTGAGAGCAAGAACCTTGGGGTCTCATCTTCTGCAGTAGACTTCatgctttcaaaaaatatagctgttgatttttttctacttagAGGATTAATCACAGGTTTGGGAAGAAGTTGTTTGTGGAGTAAAGCTAGAACCTACTACAAAA CTGCTTTATCATTGGGTTGCTACCCGCCGCTAGAGGGAAATTTACATCACAAAATTTTGCCAATTCCTTTTTACGTGTCTGAGGTTGAGATGCTGTTGGCCATTGAATTATTCCTCGTTTCAAATGCCAGCGATATTCAAAGTCCAGGGGCTACTACTCAGTCTCTTCAAATAATACTGAAAAG ATGTGAAGACCAGACAGTTCAGAATAACAGTGACTATCAAGCGGGAATGGAGAGACTTAGCCTGGCTGCTCATGTATCTGATCCAAAGCTTTTTCTTAAGCGTATGACAGTGAATGTTAATATGGAAGAAGTTTACAGCTTGGAGCATACATCTGCTCTAAAATGGCTTCAGGAGAATATGAAATGGGCTGGAAAGGTCTGGCTGTTTCAGTAG